In Azospirillum thermophilum, the sequence GGTTCGAGGCCTATCTGGACTGCGCGCTGGATCCGGTGCTGCGCCTCTACGACACGCACGGCATCGCGCTGGAGGCGCACCAGCAGAACGGGCTGCTCGATCTCCGCGGCGGCATGCCCGTCCGTTTCCTCTACCGCGACAACCAGGGCTTCTACCTGTCCAACACCTATCGGGACGCGCTGCGCCGGCTGATCCCGGAGGCGGACAACATCCGTTCCCTCTATTACGACGAAGAGGAGATCAATCGCCGCTTCTCCTACTACGTCATCGTCAACCAGATCTTCTCGGTCATCGCTCGCATGGGCAAGGACCGGCTGGCGGCGGAGGAGGACCTGCTGCGCATGCTGCGCGCCCGGCTGGAGCGGCTGGCCCTGTCGCTCACGCGCGCGGGGCGCCGCTTCGCGGGGGAGGTGCTGGACAGCCCGACCATCGGCGCCAAGCAGAATCTGACCGCCGGGCTGCTGGACATCGACGAGCTTCGGACCGCCGACGAGGCCGGCCTCTACGCCCGTTGGCCCAATCCCCTCTGCCGGACCGGCGGCGTCGCGGGGAGCGAGGGAGGACGCCGTGCCCTTTCCGCGTGACCTGCCCGGCCACCCCGAGGAGCGGGTGGTCCGCCAGCTTGCCGCCGCCCTGCTGTTCGAAGGGATCGTCGCGCCGGCGGTGACCGGCGACGAACGCCTCTCCTGGCGCTCGGGCGAGGGGGAGTTCCGCTGCCTGGGAACCTTCGGCCCCTTCGGGCGCCCGCGGATCCGGCCGGGATCGGTCGAGATGCGGGGCGAGGACGGCGACTGGCGGGCCGCCACCCTGGCCCGGATGGTCGCCGGCCTCGACGCGCCCGATCCGAACAGGGACGGCCTGCTGGCGGAGCTGGAGCGCACCGTCGCGCTCTGCCGGTGGAACGCCGCCAACCTCGCCGCCACCCCGCGCCATGGCCTGTCCTTTGCCGATCTGGAGGGCCGGCTGGAGGAGGGGCATCCATACCACCCCTGCTTCAAGGCGCGGCTGGGCTTCGACGAGGCCGACCATGCCGCCTTCGGGCCGGAGGTCGGGCAGCGCTTCCAGCTCGTCTGGCTGCTGGTCGCCCGGTCCTGCCTGCACCAGGCGATTCCCGGCGACGAGGAGGCGTTCTGGCGCGCCGAACTCGGCCCCGTCGCCTGGGAGACGGTGCGGCGCCGCCGGGCGGAGCTGAACCTGCCGGTGAGCGACTACGGCCTGCTGCCGCTGCATCCCTGGCAATGGTGGGCGCTGCGGGAGGGGGAGGTGGCGCCGTGGCTGGCCCCCTGGCTGGCCGACGGCCGGGCGGTCTGCCTGGGGCCGCTGGGCGACCATTACCGGGCCAGCCAGTCGCTGCGCACGGTGATGAACACCGACGACCCGCGCAAGGCGGACGTCAAGCTGGCGCTGAACATCGTCAACACCGCCTCCCGCCGGATCATCGAACCGCATTCGGTGTGCACCGGCCCGGCGATCTCCGGCTGGCTGACCGCCGTGGTGGAGGGCGATCCGGACTTCCGCGAGCGCTATCCGCTGACCCTGCTGCCGGAATATGCCGGGGTCATCGCCGACCGCGAGGGGCGGCTGGCCGGGCAGATGGCAGCGCTGTGGCGGCGCAGCGTGCAGTCGGTGCTGGGGAGGGCGAGTCAGCCGTTCCCTTCAACATGCTGATGGTGACGGAGGCGGACGGGTCCGCGTTCGCGGCACCCTGGATCGAGCGGTACGGGCTGCTGCCCTGGCTCGACCGGCTGCTGGAGGCGGCGGTGCTGCCGGTCTGGCACCTGCTGGTCCGCCACGGCATCGCGGTCGAGGCGCACGGGCAGAACATGATCCTGGTCCACCGCGACGGCTGGCCGGTGCGGCTGGTCCTGCGCGACTTCCACGACAGCGTGGAGTACGCACCGGACTTCCTGGCCGACGCCAGCCGCCTGCCGGACTTCCCCAGCCTGCATCCCGCCTACCGGGAGGCGCCGCCCGACCGGTACTATTGGGCGAGCGGCGTGGACGCGCTCCGCGAACTGGTCATGGACACCCTGTTCGTCTTCAACCTGACCGAACTGTCCGACCTGCTGGCGTTGACGCACGGGCTGCCGGAGGACGTCTTCTGGCGGCGCGTTCACGAGCTTCTGGAAGCCCATGCCCGCCGCCACGGGCTGGAGGAGCGGCACCGCCGCGTCGGCCACGCCGCCCCGGAAATCCTCACCGAATCCCTGCTGCGCGGAAAGCTGCTGCGCGCGCGGGAGGAGATTCACCACAGCGTTCCCAACATCTTCGCGCGCTTCGCGCCATCAGCTTCGGGGAGCTCCCGATGATCCGCATCGACGACCGATCCTATTCCCGGGCGGAGGTCGAGGCCCTGACCGCCGGCCATGCCGGGCAGGCCCGCCTGTCCGACCGGCCCGGCGCCCGCTTCGCCGTCTGTTTCGCCGGCACCATCGACTGGCTCGCCCTGTTCTTCGCCATCCGCGCGGCGGGCGGCAGCCTGCTGCCGCTGCATCCCTCCACCCCGGTCGAGGCGGCGCGGCGGTTGGCGCGCGAGGCCGGCTGCCATGCGCTCTACCACAACAGCCTGGCGGCGGAGGAGATCGTTCCGTTCTCCGGCGATCCGGCGCCCGGCCGGCTGCTGCAGATGAGTTCCGGGACCACCGGCGCCCCCAAATGCATCGCGCGGAGCTGGGAGGAGATCGACCGGGAGATCGAGAGCTACGTCGGCTTCTTCACCGAGCCTGCCGGCATGACCCCGGTCATCGCCTGCCCGACCACCCATTCCTACGGGCTGATCTGCGGG encodes:
- a CDS encoding IucA/IucC family protein; translated protein: MPFPRDLPGHPEERVVRQLAAALLFEGIVAPAVTGDERLSWRSGEGEFRCLGTFGPFGRPRIRPGSVEMRGEDGDWRAATLARMVAGLDAPDPNRDGLLAELERTVALCRWNAANLAATPRHGLSFADLEGRLEEGHPYHPCFKARLGFDEADHAAFGPEVGQRFQLVWLLVARSCLHQAIPGDEEAFWRAELGPVAWETVRRRRAELNLPVSDYGLLPLHPWQWWALREGEVAPWLAPWLADGRAVCLGPLGDHYRASQSLRTVMNTDDPRKADVKLALNIVNTASRRIIEPHSVCTGPAISGWLTAVVEGDPDFRERYPLTLLPEYAGVIADREGRLAGQMAALWRRSVQSVLGRASQPFPSTC
- a CDS encoding IucA/IucC family C-terminal-domain containing protein encodes the protein MLMVTEADGSAFAAPWIERYGLLPWLDRLLEAAVLPVWHLLVRHGIAVEAHGQNMILVHRDGWPVRLVLRDFHDSVEYAPDFLADASRLPDFPSLHPAYREAPPDRYYWASGVDALRELVMDTLFVFNLTELSDLLALTHGLPEDVFWRRVHELLEAHARRHGLEERHRRVGHAAPEILTESLLRGKLLRAREEIHHSVPNIFARFAPSASGSSR